GCGTCGCCGGTCACCGCGCACCCGTCCGGCATGGCAGGCTGGGCCGCGGTCGCGGCGTCCGCCACCGAGCAGTGCCTGGTGATCGACACCGACCTGGCGATCGTCGCGGCGTCGCCGTCCTGCTGCACGCTGCTCGGCATGGGTGACCCGCTCGAGGTCGTCGGCCGTCCGCTGCTCGACGTGCTGCGCCTGATCGACTTCACGGCCAACCGCAACGCGCTCACCGAGTCGGACATCGACAAGATCCCGCCGCTGCTCGCGGTCACGTCCGGCCGGCTGGCCCGCGGCCTGATGCGCGTCGACGGCGCGGCCCAGCCCGGCACCGACGAGACGGTCGACGGCATCGCCACTCCCCTGTTCCAGGACGCGGCGGTCAGCGGCTCCCTCACGTTCTTCGCGCAGATCACCTAGGCCCCGGATCCGGTCGTCGCCGGCGATCCACCGCGCGCGGGCGCCACGCGCAGATGACGCCAGTTTTGGGTCCTGGCTTTCCGCCGGAACGGGCTTAACATCTGTCTTCGTGCCGGTCTCGCGTACCCTCGTGGCTCTTGGGGTCTCTGTTCTGGGCGTGGTGGTGCTCGCCGCGTGCGGCGCGCCGCCCGGGTTCGAGGAGCAGACCTGGACCCGTCCCGCGGTGTCCGCGCCCGCGTCCGTGCCGGTGCTGGACGTTCCCTCGATGCCGGTGCCGTGGCTGACGCCGACGGTCGAGCCGAGCGGCGCATACGCGGAGACCGTGCTGGTGCCGTGCCAGGGCGAGCCGGCCGCGTCCGACGTGATCGCGGTGCTGCGACGGACCGGCGACCTGGTGCCGGCCGCCGGGGGCGCGCGGGTGACCAGCGGCCCGTTCTGCGCCGGCACGTGGCACCTCAGCCTGGTCTCGGTCCCGGCGGCGGAACCGCTGTTCGTGGTGACCAGCGGCCCGCCGGAGAGCCTGAAGCTCGTCACCGCGGGCACGAACGTGTGCTCGGCCCGGGTGCGCGGCGCCGCGCCGTCCGCGATCCGCGCCGCCGCCTGCGGCGAGGCCCCGCTTCCCACCGCCACACCGACCTCGTCCCCGACACCGACGAGCGCCTTCCGGATCTGAAGCCCTCGAACGAGCGCTTCTCAGAGCCGAAGCGGGGTGCGGCCGTCGCGGCGGGGCAGGGCCTAAGGTGGCGGTATGCGCTTCGTCTATCTGGGCCCGGAGGCCACGTTCACCGAGCAGGCGTTGCTCACGGTGGCGGAGGCGGCGGCCGGTGAACGGGTGCCGGCGCGCAGCGTGCCGGAGGCGCTGGACGCGGTGCGTGGCGGTGACGCGGACGCCGCGCTGGTCCCGCTGGAGAACTCGATCGGCGGCGCGGTCCCGATCACGCTGGACGAGTTGATCGCCGGCGCGCCCCTGATGATCACCCGTGAGGTGGTGATCCCGGTCGAGTTCGTGCTCGGTGCGCGCGCCGGCACGCCGCTCGACGCGATCCGCACCGTGGCCGCGCACCCGCAGGCGTCCACCCAGTGCCGCAACTGGCTGCGCACCCACCTGCCGGACGCCGAGGTCACCGACGTGCTCTCCAACTCGGCCGCGGCGATCGCGGCCGCGGCCGGTGAGTTCGACGCCGCGATCTGCGCCCCGCTCGGCGCCGCGCGCTACGAGCTGGCCGTGCTCGCCGACAAGATCGCCGACCACTCGCATGCGGTCACCCGGTTCGCGCTGGTCACCCGCCCGGCGACGCCGCCGGCACCGACCGGCGACGATCTCACGTCGCTGGCGCTGGTGATCCGGCACGACCAGGTCGGCGCGCTGCTGACCGTGCTGACCGAGCTCTCCGTCCGCGGCATCAACCTGACCCGCATCGAGTCGCGCCCGACCGGCGAGGCCCTCGGCCGCTACGTCTTCTTCCTCGACTGCGCCGGGCACGTCGCGGAGACCCGGTTCGGCGAGGCCCTCCAGGGGCTGCGGCGGGTGTGCGCGGACGTCCGGTTCCTCGGCTCCTATCCGCGCCACCGCTGGGCGCCGGACCTCGACCACCCGGTGCCGGCCCCGGCGGGCCTGTCCGACGAGTCCTTCGCCGCGTCCGCCGCCTGGGTCGACCGCCTCCGCCACGGCGACTACTGACCGTACGCCGGGCGGAGAGCGGTGCTGGTTCTTCGCCGGCCACGACGGGACCGGCAGGGAGGAGCGCCAGCGACGACCGGTGCCCGCGGGAGCGTGCGGGCCGGATGACGCCGGAAGCGGGAAAATCCGCTTCTGGACGGGTCAGTCGAGCAGGCCGCCGAGGAGGCCGCCGCCGCTGTTGCTCTGGCCGCCGGCGACCGCGTGGCCGCCCGGGGGCTCCTCGGAGGGCTGCACGACGACGAAGCCCTGACCGGCGAAGCTCATCGTGAAGGCCTCACCGGTGGAGCGGCCGAGGAGCGTGCCGATGCCGAGCTGGTCGGCGCGGTGGTAGCCGGTCTGCAGGTTGGCGGACCAGGCGATGGCGGCCTGCGGGTCGACGTACGTCGGGGCGTCGATGTTGAGCACGACGGGGCTGCCGTTGGACGTGACCGCGATCCGGCCGTAGCCGGTGAAGACGCAGTTGAAGAGGCCGGCGGAGGACATCATGCCCATGCCCTGGACCATCTTGATGTCGTAGTTGAGCGTCGGGTCGAAGGCCAGCACGTTCGCCCCGTTGATCGACAGGGCGTCGCCGTGCTCCAGGTCGATGATGTGGATGTCGGCGGCGCGGTCCGCGAGGAAGAGGTCGCCGTGGCCGGTGACCTTCATCAGCGGGACGCCCTCGCCGGTGAGCTGCTTCTTGATGAACTTGCCGAGACCGCCGGAGCCCAGCGCCTGGAACTGCATCTGGCCCTGGTAGGCGACCATCGTGCCGGTGCGGGCCATCATCTCGCCGTTGAGCTGGTATTTCAGCATCTTCGAGTTCTGCAGCCGCATGCCGGGGTGCTGATCCTGGTTGTTCTCCAGGTTCTCCGCGGAGAAGAGGGCGCTGCGCATGATGGTTCCTCCAGCCAGACCGAATCGTTCCGCTTCGAGCCTAGATCGGCCGTTCAACCCCAGCCGAGATCGTGCAGCCGCGCGTCGTCGATGCCGAAGTGGTGGGCGATCTCGTGGACCACGGTCACCGCGACCTCGTCGACCACGTCGTCCTCGCTGTCGCAGACGCGCAGGATCGGGTGGCGGTAGATGGTGATCCGGTCGGGCAGCACGCCGGCGTAGTCCCAGCCACGCTCGGTCAGCGCGTGCCCCTCGTAGAGGCCGAGCAGCTCGGGCTCGCCGGGCGGGGAGTCGTCCTCGACCAGGATGACGACGTTGTCCATCAGCCGGAGCAGCTCCTCCGGCACCTCGTCGAGCGCCTCGCCGACGAGTTCCTCGAAGCGGTCGCGGTCCATCTCCACGGGCACGCGCCCCACTATGCCAGCGCCGGGCCGGCTGACCGCCGGCCCGGAACCGGTGATCAGGCGAGTTTCGCGGAGAGCGTGATTTCCTGGACGCCCGGCGCGAGCAGGCGGGAGATCGGGCAGTTGGCCTTGGCCTCCTCCGCGATCTTGAGGAACGTCGACTCGTCGATCCCGGGCACGTCGCCCGTGGTCTCCAGATCGATCTTGGTGATGGAGAAGCCCGCGTCCGTCTGGCCCATGTGGACCTTGGCGGTGGAGTCCACGGACGTCGGCGTGAAACCCGCGTCCGAGAGGGCCTTGGAGAACGCCATCGAGAAGCAGCCGGCGTGCGCGGCGCCGATCAGCTCCTCCGGGTTCGTCCCCTCACCCTCCTCGAAGCGGGACTTGAACGAGTAGTTGCCCTGGAGGCCGCCCTTGCCGGTGCGGACCGTCCCGGAACCCTCGGTGAGATTGCCCTGCCAGCGGGCAGAGCCGGAGCGAATTGGCATACCTGCGACGCTAGCCCAATCCGTGCGCCGGTGCGCCCGTGCCACGAAAGACACCGGGGAACCCGCAACCGGTCTCGGGACTGTGACGTCATGTCCATGAGAGCTGAAATCCCAGGCCGGCGTGGAACAATCCTTCGGAGGGAGGCGGATCCCATGGAGCAGCAGACGCCCCGAGAGCCCGGCGCCGCGATCAACGGTCATTCGGTGCCGGACCTGCTCGACACCCGTGGCGACGAGCAGACCCCGGACCCGTCCGGCGGTACGCCGCCCGCCCGCTCCGCACGCTGGCGCCGCCGGCTGCGGCCGGACCTCACGGTGCTGCGGGGCGTCGCGTTGCTCGGTGCGGCCGGCGTGTTCGGCTCGCTGGTCACCGAGTGGCAGCGGTACGACGTGCCGCTCGACGACGGCGGGGAGGACATCGGCCCGGCGGTCGTCGAGCCGATCCGGGTGTACCTGGACCAGCTGGGCGTGCTCGCCTACGGCTACCTCGGCGCCGCGATCGCGCTGGCCGGCTGCGTCGCGCTGGCGCTGTTCGGCCGCCCGTCAGGCCGGGCACAGAGCCGCGTGCTGGCGCTGGCCATGACCGGTGCCGCGCTCGCCTGTGTCGCCGCGGTGATCTTCTCCGGCGACTCCGAGACGATCCGCCTCGGCGGGCTGGTCTACTCCTCCGGCGAGACCGACTTCACGCTGCACACCGAGATGGGCACCTGGTACGCGCTGGCCGGCGTCGCGCTGCTCGGGCTCGCCGCCTACCTCACGCCCCGCCCGCGTACCGTCCCGGCCGCCGCGAGCGACCCGGACGGCGACCCGGACGGCGACGAGTGGCGGCAGCCGGTGGTGCCGCGGCACGCGGACGAGACGCCGGGCGCGCCGCTGGACCTCAGCGTGGAGCCGGTCGAGCCGTTCCACCGCTCCTTCGACGACCGGCGGGAACCCTGGCGCTGACCGCGGCCGGGATATCGGCGTGAGCGTTCCGACGCGTCCCGGTAGGCTCAACAACCGTGATTGATCTGCGCCTGCTTCGTGACAACCCGGACGCGCTCCGAGCGAGCCAGCGCCAGCGGGGTGAGTCGGACTCCGTCGTCGACGAGCTGCTGTCGGCGGACGAGTCCCGGCGGTCGGCGGTGCAGCGCTTCGAGTCACTGCGCGCGGAGCAGAAGACGCTCGGCAAGCAGATCCCGAAGGCCGCGCCGGACGAGAAGGCGACGCTGCTCGCCCGCACCAAGGAGCTGGCCGCCGAGGTGAAGGCCGCGGAGGCCGCGGTCGGCGAGGCCGAGGCGGAGCTGAAGCGCGCGCAGTTCGCGATCCCGAACCTGGTCGAGGACGGCGCGCCGGCCGGCGGCGAGGACGACTACGTGGTGCTGCGCGAGGTGACGCCGGACGGCCGGCTCGGCGCGGACCGCGACCCGGGCTTCAAGATCAAGGATCACCTGGAGCTGGGCGAGTCGCTCGGCGCGATCGACATGGAGCGCGGGGCGAAGGTCTCGGGCAGCCGGTTCTACTACCTGACCGGCGTCGGCGCGCTGCTGGAGCTGGCACTGCTGCAGATGGCGATCTCGCAGTCGGTGGAGTACGGCTTCACCCCGATGATCCCGCCGGTGCTGGTCAAGCCGGAGTCGATGGAGGGCACCGGCTTCCTCGGCGCGCACGCCAGCGAGATCTACCGCCTGGAGGCGGACGACCTATTCCTGGTCGGCACGTCGGAGGTGCCGCTCGCGGCGTACCACAGCGACGAGATCCTGGACCTCTCCGAACCGCGACGGTACGCGGGCTGGTCGACCTGCTTCCGGCGCGAGGCCGGCTCCTACGGGCGGGACACCCGCGGCATCATCCGGGTGCACCAGTTCGACAAGGTCGAGATGTTCAGCTACTGCCGGCCGGAGGAGGCGCAGGAGGAGCACCTGCGGCTGCTGGCCTGGGAGGAGCAGATGCTGGCCAAGTGCGAGCTGCCGTACCGGGTGATCGACACCGCGGCCGGCGACCTCGGCACCAGCGCGGCCCGCAAGTACGACTGCGAGGCGTGGGTGCCGTCGCAGGGCGCGTACCGGGAGCTGACCTCGACGTCGAACTGCACCACGTTCCAGGCCCGCCGGCTCAACGTGCGGTACCGGGACGCGGACGGCAAGACGCAGATCGCGGCCACGCTGAACGGCACGCTCGCCACCACCCGGTGGATCGTCGCGATCCTGGAGAACCACCAGCAGCCGGACGGCTCGGTCCGGGTGCCGAAGATGCTGCAGCCATTCCTGGGTGGCCGTGAGCGGCTGGAGCCGGTCACCAAGCGCTGAGATCCTGTTGATTGCTACGTCACGGAGAAGTCGTGGTGGCGTAGCAATCAGTGAGCTATGGTTGCTCTCCCCCGCCGCCGGGAGCGGATCAGCCGTCCCGGTGCGGGGCAGGCGAGGGAGAGTGCCAGATGGGTATGCAGTCTTCAGTCGCGTCAGGGGTGGGCGGTCGGGCACTGGTCGCCCCGGAGGCGCGGGCGCGGGTCGGTCTGCCGAAGCTGATCGCCACCGACCTCGACGGGACGCTCGTCCGGAGCGACGACACGGTCTCCGATTTCACCCACTCCGTGCTGGACCGGGTGCGCGCGGCCGGCATACCCGTGGTCGGCGCGACCGGCCGCGGCCCGCGGCTGACGGAGCTGACCCGCAACGACATCCGGGACGCGGACTTCCTGGTGATGGCCGGCGGTGGTCGCGTCGTCGACCAGCGCGACGTGCGCGACCCGATCGTGCTGCGCGACGCCCGGCTCCCCTCCGCGGACCTGACCCGCGCGCTCACCCTGCTGGAGGCCGCGGCGGAGGGCCCGCTCCTGGTCATGGTCGAGGCCTCGGACGAGCACGACGCCCCGCTCTGGGGCGACCTGGACCCGCACTGGCGGTACGACCGGATAGAGCAGCGCTCCCGCGTCGAGTGCCTGGACCGCGACGTCATCAAGGCGTTCGCCCGGGCACCGCACCTGGACGTGGACGACCTGCTGGCCCGCGCGCAGGCGGTGATCCCGCCGTCGCTGGCCTCGGTCACCCAGGCCGGGCTCGGCTACGTGGAGATCGCGCCACCCGGCGTGGACAAGGCGAGCGGCCTGGCCGTGGTCGCGGCGCACCTCGGCATCGACCCGGCGGACGTGCTGGTCTTCGGCGACATGCCCAACGACCTGCCGATGTTCCGCTGGGCCGGGTGGGGCCGGGTCGCGGTGACGAACGCGCATCCGTCCGTGCGCGCGGCCGCCGACGAGGTCACGCTGCGCAACGACGACGACGGCGTGGCGGTCTTCCTGGATCGGCTACTCTCGCTCTGATGGACAGCCCGCCGCGCCTGGTCGCCACGGACATCGACGGCACGCTGGTGCGCAGCGACCGCACGATCAGCCCCCGGACGATCGCCGTGCTGGAACGGCTGGCCGCCTCCGGGGTGCCGGTCGTGCTGGTCACCGGGCGGCCGATCCGCTGGCTGAACCAGGTCTACGACCAGCTCAGCACGCCACTGCCGGCGGTCTGCGCGAACGGTGCGGTGATCTACGACCCGGACACGGACACGCCGCTGCACACCGCGCCGATGGACCCGGAGATGCTGTCCCGGGTCGCGGAGCGGCTGCGCGCGGAGATCCCGGGCATCGTGCTGGCGGTCGAGATCGAGGACAGCCGGCACATGCTGCACGAGCAGGAGTGGCCGGTCCGGTACGAGTCCGGCCTGCCCACGATCCGGGTGGTCGGCTCGCCGGAGGAGATCACCTCCGCGCCCGCGGTGAAGCTGCTGGCCCGGTCCGGCAGCCGGGACGCGGACGAGTTCGCCGCGCTGGTCAACGGGTGCCTCACCGGGCTGGCCGAGGCGACCCACTCGTCGTACTCCGGGCTGGTGGAGATCTCCGCGGTCGGCGTGACCAAGGCGGCCGGGCTGGAGTGGTACTGCCGGCGGCACGGTGTGGACGCGGCGGACGTGATCGCGTTCGGCGACATGCCGAACGACCTGCCGATGCTCACCTGGGTGGGCCGGCCGATCGCGATGGCGAACGGGCACCCGGCCGTCCTCGAGATCGCCGCGGACACCACCCTGTCCAACGACGAGGACGGCGTCGCGGCGTACCTGGAGAAGGTCTTCGGCTTCTAGGCGTGTTGGCGGATCTGCGCCGGCCTGCGGCGAGATCCGCCAACCGTGTCCTAGAGGTACTGGCCGGTGCGGCCGTGGCCGGTGGCGTCCGCGTTCGGCGCCATGCCGGGCGGCAGACCGCCGGGGCCGGCCGGCAGCGCCGGGCGGCCGCCGCGCATCTGCTCCAGCTGCAGGCGGGCCGCCATCTGCTGGGCGACCAGCGCGGCCTGGATGCCGTGGAACAGGCCCTCCAGCCAGCCGACCAGCTGGGCCTGGGCGATGCGCAGCTCCGCGTCGCTCGGCGGGGTGTCGCCCTCGAACGGCAGGGACAGCCGCTCCAGTTCCTCGCGCAGCTCCGGCGCGAGACCGTCCTCCAGCTCGGCGATCGAGCGCTGGTGGATCTCGCGCAGCCGGCCCCGGCTCGCCTCGTCCAGCGGTGCGGCCTTGACCTCCTCCAGCAGCTGCTTGATCATGCTGCCGATCCGCATGACCTTCGCCGGCTGCTCGATCAGGCGGGACGGGTCCTCGGCCTCGGCCGCGTCGCCGGTCGCGACGGTGCCCAGCGGGCTGCCGTCCGGCCCGACCACGAGCACGGTGCCGTCCTTCTCTTCGTTCGTGCTGGGGGATGCCTCGCTCATGGCTCCCATCTTCGCTCACCGGTCGAGGTGCCCGCCAAGGGTGGCGGTACCGCCGGGGTCGGGTCACGTCGCCCACCGGAGTGAGGAGCACCCGGACCCACAACACGGCTCAATGTCCCAGGATTGGGGCATTGACGAAGTCCCCTCGAGCAGGTAGACACCGCAGTGACCCGGAGATCGGAAACTGTTTCAGGTGGGAGCGAACGCGTGTCGCACATGGACCGACGGCGGGCACTGCGCATTTTCACGGGGCTTGGCGCAGGGATCGGAATGGCGGGAATGTCCGGTGTGGTTGCCGGTTGCGGCGGCGGCGACTCCGAGGCCGAGGCCACCGGCAAGATCACCGACAAGGTGCTCAAGGTCGGCGTGATCGCGCCACTCAGTGGCGACCGGCAGCCGGCCGGCGACGAGATCATCAACGGCCTGAAGCTCTATCTCGACTTCAACAACGGCCTGCTCGGCGGGCATGCGATCGAGCTGGTCACCGCCGAGGAGGGCGACAGCGAGCAGACCGCGACCGCCGCGGCGGACCAGTTGATCAATAGCGGCGTCTCGGCGATCGTCGGCGTCAGCAATTCGATGCTGGTGAGCGCGGTCAGCGGCAAGATCGAAAGCGCCAAGATCCCGATGCTGGGCACCGGTGGCGGACCGGCGAGTGTGAGCAGCGCGGTTTTCACGTGGTCCACGTCGTACGTGGACGACGAACCGGGCGAAGCGCTCGGAACGTATATGAAAACCACTGTGAAAAGCGGCAAGATCGCAATGATCGCGCCGGCCGCCAGCGGGCGGGACGCGGTCGACGGTTTCCGCAGCGCGTTCGGTAACAGCGCGCCGCAGATCTCCGACGGCCCGATCTGGATGCCGGACACGTACAACCCGTCCGCCGGTGAGCTGATCGAGGCCATCGAGGCGATCGAGCAGTTGAACGCGGACGTGCTGTTCTGCCACGCGTTCGGGCCGGCCGCGGTCACGCTGGTCAAGCAGATGCGCGCGTCCGGGCTGGACCAGCCGATCTACGCGCCCGGGCTGTTCACCGAGGGCACGAACCTGGCACAGATGGACACGCTGGCCGAGGGCATCTTCACCGCCCACAACTACGCGGCGGACCTGGCCAACACGTTCAACCAGCGGTTCGCGGACAACTACCGGCGCCGCTTCTCCGCGATCCCGACCGCGGCGTCGGTCGCCGCGTACGACGCCGGCCAGGTGCTGGACCGCGCGATCGGGATCACCAAGGCCGAGGGCCCGAGCGCGCAGGACATCAACCGGGCGATCGGGCAGGTCGGCACGATCGACAGCCCGCGCGGGTCGTGGCAGTTCAACCAGCCGCGGACGCCGCAGCAGAAGTGGTACCTGCGCGAGGTCCGCCGCGACGGCACCCAGCTGGCCAACGTCCTGATCTCCGAGTTGTCGACCCTGGGCTGAACCGTCCGGCGCCGAGGTCCGCGCGCCGGCTCGGCGTCACTCCCGGCGCCGGCGGGTGACCCTCCGCGGGTCACCCGGCGGCCCTGGTCACCCGGCGGCCCTGGTCACCCGGCGGCCCTGGTCACCCGCGCAGCTCGGCGACGCAGCACTTGACGCTGCCGCCACCCTTCTTCAGCTCGGAGAGCTCGACCGGGACCGGCGTGAAGCCGGCCGCGGCCAGCCTCGCGGCGAGGGCGGCGGCGTCACTGTTGAGCACCACGTGGCGGCCGTCGCTGACCAGGTTCAGGCCGAAGTCGAGCGCGTCCGCCTCGTCGGCGAGCACGGCGTCCGGGAAGAGCCGCCGCAGCACGCGCTGGGAGCCCGCGGAGAACGCGCCGGGGTAGTAGGCGATCGTC
This genomic window from Catenuloplanes niger contains:
- a CDS encoding HAD family hydrolase, with amino-acid sequence MGGRALVAPEARARVGLPKLIATDLDGTLVRSDDTVSDFTHSVLDRVRAAGIPVVGATGRGPRLTELTRNDIRDADFLVMAGGGRVVDQRDVRDPIVLRDARLPSADLTRALTLLEAAAEGPLLVMVEASDEHDAPLWGDLDPHWRYDRIEQRSRVECLDRDVIKAFARAPHLDVDDLLARAQAVIPPSLASVTQAGLGYVEIAPPGVDKASGLAVVAAHLGIDPADVLVFGDMPNDLPMFRWAGWGRVAVTNAHPSVRAAADEVTLRNDDDGVAVFLDRLLSL
- the serS gene encoding serine--tRNA ligase yields the protein MIDLRLLRDNPDALRASQRQRGESDSVVDELLSADESRRSAVQRFESLRAEQKTLGKQIPKAAPDEKATLLARTKELAAEVKAAEAAVGEAEAELKRAQFAIPNLVEDGAPAGGEDDYVVLREVTPDGRLGADRDPGFKIKDHLELGESLGAIDMERGAKVSGSRFYYLTGVGALLELALLQMAISQSVEYGFTPMIPPVLVKPESMEGTGFLGAHASEIYRLEADDLFLVGTSEVPLAAYHSDEILDLSEPRRYAGWSTCFRREAGSYGRDTRGIIRVHQFDKVEMFSYCRPEEAQEEHLRLLAWEEQMLAKCELPYRVIDTAAGDLGTSAARKYDCEAWVPSQGAYRELTSTSNCTTFQARRLNVRYRDADGKTQIAATLNGTLATTRWIVAILENHQQPDGSVRVPKMLQPFLGGRERLEPVTKR
- a CDS encoding HAD family hydrolase, with amino-acid sequence MDSPPRLVATDIDGTLVRSDRTISPRTIAVLERLAASGVPVVLVTGRPIRWLNQVYDQLSTPLPAVCANGAVIYDPDTDTPLHTAPMDPEMLSRVAERLRAEIPGIVLAVEIEDSRHMLHEQEWPVRYESGLPTIRVVGSPEEITSAPAVKLLARSGSRDADEFAALVNGCLTGLAEATHSSYSGLVEISAVGVTKAAGLEWYCRRHGVDAADVIAFGDMPNDLPMLTWVGRPIAMANGHPAVLEIAADTTLSNDEDGVAAYLEKVFGF
- the pheA gene encoding prephenate dehydratase; this encodes MRFVYLGPEATFTEQALLTVAEAAAGERVPARSVPEALDAVRGGDADAALVPLENSIGGAVPITLDELIAGAPLMITREVVIPVEFVLGARAGTPLDAIRTVAAHPQASTQCRNWLRTHLPDAEVTDVLSNSAAAIAAAAGEFDAAICAPLGAARYELAVLADKIADHSHAVTRFALVTRPATPPAPTGDDLTSLALVIRHDQVGALLTVLTELSVRGINLTRIESRPTGEALGRYVFFLDCAGHVAETRFGEALQGLRRVCADVRFLGSYPRHRWAPDLDHPVPAPAGLSDESFAASAAWVDRLRHGDY
- a CDS encoding PAS domain-containing protein, encoding MAHQIELSLSGHQFASPVTAHPSGMAGWAAVAASATEQCLVIDTDLAIVAASPSCCTLLGMGDPLEVVGRPLLDVLRLIDFTANRNALTESDIDKIPPLLAVTSGRLARGLMRVDGAAQPGTDETVDGIATPLFQDAAVSGSLTFFAQIT
- a CDS encoding metallopeptidase family protein translates to MEMDRDRFEELVGEALDEVPEELLRLMDNVVILVEDDSPPGEPELLGLYEGHALTERGWDYAGVLPDRITIYRHPILRVCDSEDDVVDEVAVTVVHEIAHHFGIDDARLHDLGWG
- a CDS encoding AIM24 family protein is translated as MRSALFSAENLENNQDQHPGMRLQNSKMLKYQLNGEMMARTGTMVAYQGQMQFQALGSGGLGKFIKKQLTGEGVPLMKVTGHGDLFLADRAADIHIIDLEHGDALSINGANVLAFDPTLNYDIKMVQGMGMMSSAGLFNCVFTGYGRIAVTSNGSPVVLNIDAPTYVDPQAAIAWSANLQTGYHRADQLGIGTLLGRSTGEAFTMSFAGQGFVVVQPSEEPPGGHAVAGGQSNSGGGLLGGLLD
- a CDS encoding ABC transporter substrate-binding protein; the encoded protein is MSGVVAGCGGGDSEAEATGKITDKVLKVGVIAPLSGDRQPAGDEIINGLKLYLDFNNGLLGGHAIELVTAEEGDSEQTATAAADQLINSGVSAIVGVSNSMLVSAVSGKIESAKIPMLGTGGGPASVSSAVFTWSTSYVDDEPGEALGTYMKTTVKSGKIAMIAPAASGRDAVDGFRSAFGNSAPQISDGPIWMPDTYNPSAGELIEAIEAIEQLNADVLFCHAFGPAAVTLVKQMRASGLDQPIYAPGLFTEGTNLAQMDTLAEGIFTAHNYAADLANTFNQRFADNYRRRFSAIPTAASVAAYDAGQVLDRAIGITKAEGPSAQDINRAIGQVGTIDSPRGSWQFNQPRTPQQKWYLREVRRDGTQLANVLISELSTLG
- a CDS encoding OsmC family protein, whose translation is MPIRSGSARWQGNLTEGSGTVRTGKGGLQGNYSFKSRFEEGEGTNPEELIGAAHAGCFSMAFSKALSDAGFTPTSVDSTAKVHMGQTDAGFSITKIDLETTGDVPGIDESTFLKIAEEAKANCPISRLLAPGVQEITLSAKLA
- a CDS encoding bacterial proteasome activator family protein, whose translation is MGAMSEASPSTNEEKDGTVLVVGPDGSPLGTVATGDAAEAEDPSRLIEQPAKVMRIGSMIKQLLEEVKAAPLDEASRGRLREIHQRSIAELEDGLAPELREELERLSLPFEGDTPPSDAELRIAQAQLVGWLEGLFHGIQAALVAQQMAARLQLEQMRGGRPALPAGPGGLPPGMAPNADATGHGRTGQYL